The following are encoded together in the Drosophila takahashii strain IR98-3 E-12201 chromosome X, DtakHiC1v2, whole genome shotgun sequence genome:
- the tty gene encoding protein tweety isoform X2, producing MGDYHEFTDQYKVPVIAKLLHALPHYNITFHKINSTFRPNDEIYLESLGILGSVPAALLIVSLLGLLFYLMTRCCDRKPRPAHSITSLKVALSIVTVMCCAAIGLGLYGNDDLHNGLLEVLTAGRKVDNLVTTIRNQTHILENTLTNRIRPQLVELADIFDQPVSNQTALSKLFVSLNIVQGNVTLATNAASDIRRPLMGISMTHFLTRGDQWELIRWPGTVATLALLLVLCAVLLVGVARHSRCALILFSVCGLLAVTGSWLMSGLYLSSSVAVGDLCISPADFLVSTAPRDLPTNVLLHYTQCEPGHTNPFTQRLRESQNSLNNARSAMATVMKISLVLFKSSGLQPKLGAVNADLNSSERLLTQLTALVDCKAVHHNFLAAARGLCEGGLLGLVLMLIASFIAAILLTIMVWVDSHTWIYIRKRNDYAQVDEPSYISHPAPQNHQQMMNAARTLPRNHNGHFSPPVISGSHTLQHPSKRQQHEMMAHAHIQQNMRAMGTHTLGRLPSHNHSPTHMTAAAVAAAANAAANMPPTTQAAQQQQQQQQQQQQQQQQQQQQQLGGPQPIYCHHPHQHPHPHPHPHQHPHSHSAAAVAAAVQHQHAIYHQQQQQAAQQQQQQYGTYTTAAHHGPHHLGPGQSQIYQQIPAHLAPQLAAAAANGNPHSIYQPLVAVSQGSIYVSNLATMRRQNSQGGPQIPAHQHPPSLHQQQQQQPPPPSQQQQQLHQLKSPQQHQPHMQQQHQQQQQQHHQQQQQHHQQQQQQQNESDVIPISTAMDGAIYDRDKQIYKCSTLRQGGKFDPKYKPSILNCPLPEIPKDAEQPKVESIYEQRQQAHHQNYSKTLQRPPMKLPPQMKAIPPPRIGTPTSPPPPVAQSLSEANGGVPSGLQNGGGGGGGGNANEDTSLPPPPLEAQPEATKGRMGPGGPGGPAANGKVLHNGGGGGGGGGVGGGGGAVDDDDDLPPPPPAITDESNYAVTEL from the exons ATGGGCGACTATCACGAGTTCACGGACCAGTACAAGGTGCCGGTGATAGCGAAGCTACTCCACGCCCTGCCCCACTACAACATCACGTTCCACAAGATCAACAGCACGTTCCGGCCCAACGATGAGATCTACCTGGAG AGTCTGGGCATTTTGGGCTCCGTTCCGGCCGCCCTGCTGATCGTCTCGCTGCTGGGACTGCTCTTCTATCTGATGACCCGCTGCTGCGACCGGAAGCCCCGCCCGGCCCACTCGATCACCAGCCTGAAGGTGGCCCTCTCCATCGTGACGGTCATGTGCTGTGCGGCCATCGGACTCGGGCTATATGGCAACGATGATCTGCACAACGGACTGCTCGAGGTGCTGACGGCGGGCAGGAAGGTGGACAATCTGGTCACGACCATACGCAATCAGACGCACATCCTGGAGAACACGCTAACGAATCGCATTCGACCGCAGCTGGTGGAGCTGGCGGATATCTTCGATCAGCCCGTCTCGAATCAAACGGCCCTCTCCAAGCTCTTCGTTTCGCTCAATATTGTCCAGGGAAATGTTACGCTAGCCACGAATGCGGCCAGCGATATCCGACGACCCCTGATGGGCATCTCCATGACGCACTTTTTGAcg CGCGGCGATCAATGGGAACTGATCCGCTGGCCAGGCACGGTGGCCACCTTGGCCCTGCTCCTCGTCCTGTGCGCCGTCCTgctggtgggcgtggcccggCACTCGCGCTGCGCCCTAATCCTGTTCAGCGTCTGCGGCCTGCTGGCCGTCACCGGTTCGTGGCTGATGTCCGGCCTGTATCTCTCGTCCTCGGTGGCCGTCGGCGATCTGTGCATCTCGCCGGCGGACTTCCTCGTCTCGACGGCTCCGCGTGACCTGCCCACCAATGTCCTGCTGCACTACACCCAATGCGAGCCGGGGCACACGAATCCGTTTACCCAGCGCCTGAGGGAATCGCAGAATTCGCTGAACAATGCACGCAGTGCCATGGCCACGGTGATGAAGATATCCCTAGTGTTGTTTAAATCGTCGGGTTTGCAACCCAAGCTGGGTGCCGTGAATGCGGATCTGAATAGCAGCGAGCGGCTGTTGACCCAACTGACCGCACTGGTGGACTGCAAGGCGGTGCATCACAATTTCCTGGCCGCCGCCCGGGGATTGTGCGAGGGCGGACTGCTGGGATTGGTCCTCATGCTGATAGCCAGCTTCATTGCGGCCATTCTGCTGACGATTATGGTCTGGGTGGACTCGCACACGTGGATCTACATCAGGAAGCGCAATGACTACGCCCAGGTGGATGAACCGTCGTATATCTCGCATCCGGCACCGCAGAATCACCAGCAGATGATGAATGCCGCCCGGACGCTGCCGcgaaatcataatgg GCACTTCAGTCCGCCGGTGATCAGCGGCTCCCACACGCTCCAGCATCCCAGCAAGCGGCAGCAGCACGAGATGATGGCCCACGCCCACATCCAGCAGAACATGCGCGCCATGGGCACCCACACGCTGGGCCGGCTGCCGTCGCACAACCACAGCCCCACCCACATGACCG cagcagcagtcgcagcagcagccaatGCCGCCGCCAATATGCCGCCGACCACGCAGGccgcccagcagcaacaacagcagcagcagcagcagcaacagcagcaacagcagcagcagcaacagcaattggGAGGACCACAGCCCATCTATTGCCATCATCCGCACCAGCATccgcatccccatccccatccgcaCCAGCATCCGCACTCGCATTCGGCCGCCGCCGTTGCGGCTGCAGTGCAGCATCAGCACGCGATCtaccatcagcagcagcagcaggcggcgcagcagcagcagcagcaatatggCACCTACACGACGGCCGCCCATCATGGTCCGCATCATTTGGGGCCGGGACAGAGCCAGATATACCAGCAGATACCGGCCCATTTGGCGCCACaactggcggcggcggcggccaatGGGAATCCGCACTCCATCTACCAGCCGCTCGTTGCCGTCAGCCAGGGCTCCATCTATGTATCCAATTTGGCCACGATGCGTCGCCAGAATAGCCAGGGTGGTCCGCAGATACCGGCGCATCAGCATCCACCCAGTttgcatcagcagcagcagcagcagccaccgcCGCcttcgcagcagcaacagcagttgCATCAGCTAAAGTCaccgcagcaacatcagccacatatgcagcagcaacaccagcaacagcagcagcaacatcaccagcagcaacagcaacatcaccagcagcagcagcaacagcaaaacgAATCGGATGTCATACCCATTAGCACGGCCATGGATGGGGCCATTTATGATCGGGACAAGCAGATATACAAGTGCTCCACTCTGCGGCAGGGCGGCAAGTTCGATCCCAAGTACAAGCCATCGATACTCAATTGTCCGCTGCCGGAGATCCCCAAGGATGCGGAGCAGCCCAAGGTGGAGTCCATCTACGAGCAGCGCCAGCAGGCCCACCACCAGAACTACTCCAA GACTCTGCAGCGTCCGCCGATGAAATTGCCGCCGCAGATGAAGGCGATTCCGCCGCCGCGCATTGGAACGCCCACATCGCCGCCACCGCCGGTCGCCCAGTCGCTGAGCGAGGCCAATGGAGGAGTACCCTCGGGCCTCCAGAAtggcggaggcggaggaggaggaggaaacgCCAACGAGGACACctcgctgccgccgccgccgctggagGCGCAGCCGGAGGCGACAAAGGGTCGAATGGGGCCCGGAGGACCAGGAGGACCCGCAGCCAATGGCAAGGTCCTGCACaacggaggcggaggaggaggtggcggAGGTGTTGGGGGCGGCGGAGGAGCGGtggacgatgatgatgatctgccgccgccgccgccagcgATAACCGACGAAAGCAACTATGCGGTTACGGAGCTGTAA
- the tty gene encoding protein tweety isoform X1 encodes MGDYHEFTDQYKVPVIAKLLHALPHYNITFHKINSTFRPNDEIYLESLGILGSVPAALLIVSLLGLLFYLMTRCCDRKPRPAHSITSLKVALSIVTVMCCAAIGLGLYGNDDLHNGLLEVLTAGRKVDNLVTTIRNQTHILENTLTNRIRPQLVELADIFDQPVSNQTALSKLFVSLNIVQGNVTLATNAASDIRRPLMGISMTHFLTRGDQWELIRWPGTVATLALLLVLCAVLLVGVARHSRCALILFSVCGLLAVTGSWLMSGLYLSSSVAVGDLCISPADFLVSTAPRDLPTNVLLHYTQCEPGHTNPFTQRLRESQNSLNNARSAMATVMKISLVLFKSSGLQPKLGAVNADLNSSERLLTQLTALVDCKAVHHNFLAAARGLCEGGLLGLVLMLIASFIAAILLTIMVWVDSHTWIYIRKRNDYAQVDEPSYISHPAPQNHQQMMNAARTLPRNHNGHFSPPVISGSHTLQHPSKRQQHEMMAHAHIQQNMRAMGTHTLGRLPSHNHSPTHMTGPNNAAAVAAAANAAANMPPTTQAAQQQQQQQQQQQQQQQQQQQQQLGGPQPIYCHHPHQHPHPHPHPHQHPHSHSAAAVAAAVQHQHAIYHQQQQQAAQQQQQQYGTYTTAAHHGPHHLGPGQSQIYQQIPAHLAPQLAAAAANGNPHSIYQPLVAVSQGSIYVSNLATMRRQNSQGGPQIPAHQHPPSLHQQQQQQPPPPSQQQQQLHQLKSPQQHQPHMQQQHQQQQQQHHQQQQQHHQQQQQQQNESDVIPISTAMDGAIYDRDKQIYKCSTLRQGGKFDPKYKPSILNCPLPEIPKDAEQPKVESIYEQRQQAHHQNYSKTLQRPPMKLPPQMKAIPPPRIGTPTSPPPPVAQSLSEANGGVPSGLQNGGGGGGGGNANEDTSLPPPPLEAQPEATKGRMGPGGPGGPAANGKVLHNGGGGGGGGGVGGGGGAVDDDDDLPPPPPAITDESNYAVTEL; translated from the exons ATGGGCGACTATCACGAGTTCACGGACCAGTACAAGGTGCCGGTGATAGCGAAGCTACTCCACGCCCTGCCCCACTACAACATCACGTTCCACAAGATCAACAGCACGTTCCGGCCCAACGATGAGATCTACCTGGAG AGTCTGGGCATTTTGGGCTCCGTTCCGGCCGCCCTGCTGATCGTCTCGCTGCTGGGACTGCTCTTCTATCTGATGACCCGCTGCTGCGACCGGAAGCCCCGCCCGGCCCACTCGATCACCAGCCTGAAGGTGGCCCTCTCCATCGTGACGGTCATGTGCTGTGCGGCCATCGGACTCGGGCTATATGGCAACGATGATCTGCACAACGGACTGCTCGAGGTGCTGACGGCGGGCAGGAAGGTGGACAATCTGGTCACGACCATACGCAATCAGACGCACATCCTGGAGAACACGCTAACGAATCGCATTCGACCGCAGCTGGTGGAGCTGGCGGATATCTTCGATCAGCCCGTCTCGAATCAAACGGCCCTCTCCAAGCTCTTCGTTTCGCTCAATATTGTCCAGGGAAATGTTACGCTAGCCACGAATGCGGCCAGCGATATCCGACGACCCCTGATGGGCATCTCCATGACGCACTTTTTGAcg CGCGGCGATCAATGGGAACTGATCCGCTGGCCAGGCACGGTGGCCACCTTGGCCCTGCTCCTCGTCCTGTGCGCCGTCCTgctggtgggcgtggcccggCACTCGCGCTGCGCCCTAATCCTGTTCAGCGTCTGCGGCCTGCTGGCCGTCACCGGTTCGTGGCTGATGTCCGGCCTGTATCTCTCGTCCTCGGTGGCCGTCGGCGATCTGTGCATCTCGCCGGCGGACTTCCTCGTCTCGACGGCTCCGCGTGACCTGCCCACCAATGTCCTGCTGCACTACACCCAATGCGAGCCGGGGCACACGAATCCGTTTACCCAGCGCCTGAGGGAATCGCAGAATTCGCTGAACAATGCACGCAGTGCCATGGCCACGGTGATGAAGATATCCCTAGTGTTGTTTAAATCGTCGGGTTTGCAACCCAAGCTGGGTGCCGTGAATGCGGATCTGAATAGCAGCGAGCGGCTGTTGACCCAACTGACCGCACTGGTGGACTGCAAGGCGGTGCATCACAATTTCCTGGCCGCCGCCCGGGGATTGTGCGAGGGCGGACTGCTGGGATTGGTCCTCATGCTGATAGCCAGCTTCATTGCGGCCATTCTGCTGACGATTATGGTCTGGGTGGACTCGCACACGTGGATCTACATCAGGAAGCGCAATGACTACGCCCAGGTGGATGAACCGTCGTATATCTCGCATCCGGCACCGCAGAATCACCAGCAGATGATGAATGCCGCCCGGACGCTGCCGcgaaatcataatgg GCACTTCAGTCCGCCGGTGATCAGCGGCTCCCACACGCTCCAGCATCCCAGCAAGCGGCAGCAGCACGAGATGATGGCCCACGCCCACATCCAGCAGAACATGCGCGCCATGGGCACCCACACGCTGGGCCGGCTGCCGTCGCACAACCACAGCCCCACCCACATGACCG GTCCCAATAATG cagcagcagtcgcagcagcagccaatGCCGCCGCCAATATGCCGCCGACCACGCAGGccgcccagcagcaacaacagcagcagcagcagcagcaacagcagcaacagcagcagcagcaacagcaattggGAGGACCACAGCCCATCTATTGCCATCATCCGCACCAGCATccgcatccccatccccatccgcaCCAGCATCCGCACTCGCATTCGGCCGCCGCCGTTGCGGCTGCAGTGCAGCATCAGCACGCGATCtaccatcagcagcagcagcaggcggcgcagcagcagcagcagcaatatggCACCTACACGACGGCCGCCCATCATGGTCCGCATCATTTGGGGCCGGGACAGAGCCAGATATACCAGCAGATACCGGCCCATTTGGCGCCACaactggcggcggcggcggccaatGGGAATCCGCACTCCATCTACCAGCCGCTCGTTGCCGTCAGCCAGGGCTCCATCTATGTATCCAATTTGGCCACGATGCGTCGCCAGAATAGCCAGGGTGGTCCGCAGATACCGGCGCATCAGCATCCACCCAGTttgcatcagcagcagcagcagcagccaccgcCGCcttcgcagcagcaacagcagttgCATCAGCTAAAGTCaccgcagcaacatcagccacatatgcagcagcaacaccagcaacagcagcagcaacatcaccagcagcaacagcaacatcaccagcagcagcagcaacagcaaaacgAATCGGATGTCATACCCATTAGCACGGCCATGGATGGGGCCATTTATGATCGGGACAAGCAGATATACAAGTGCTCCACTCTGCGGCAGGGCGGCAAGTTCGATCCCAAGTACAAGCCATCGATACTCAATTGTCCGCTGCCGGAGATCCCCAAGGATGCGGAGCAGCCCAAGGTGGAGTCCATCTACGAGCAGCGCCAGCAGGCCCACCACCAGAACTACTCCAA GACTCTGCAGCGTCCGCCGATGAAATTGCCGCCGCAGATGAAGGCGATTCCGCCGCCGCGCATTGGAACGCCCACATCGCCGCCACCGCCGGTCGCCCAGTCGCTGAGCGAGGCCAATGGAGGAGTACCCTCGGGCCTCCAGAAtggcggaggcggaggaggaggaggaaacgCCAACGAGGACACctcgctgccgccgccgccgctggagGCGCAGCCGGAGGCGACAAAGGGTCGAATGGGGCCCGGAGGACCAGGAGGACCCGCAGCCAATGGCAAGGTCCTGCACaacggaggcggaggaggaggtggcggAGGTGTTGGGGGCGGCGGAGGAGCGGtggacgatgatgatgatctgccgccgccgccgccagcgATAACCGACGAAAGCAACTATGCGGTTACGGAGCTGTAA
- the tty gene encoding protein tweety isoform X3 — MTRCCDRKPRPAHSITSLKVALSIVTVMCCAAIGLGLYGNDDLHNGLLEVLTAGRKVDNLVTTIRNQTHILENTLTNRIRPQLVELADIFDQPVSNQTALSKLFVSLNIVQGNVTLATNAASDIRRPLMGISMTHFLTRGDQWELIRWPGTVATLALLLVLCAVLLVGVARHSRCALILFSVCGLLAVTGSWLMSGLYLSSSVAVGDLCISPADFLVSTAPRDLPTNVLLHYTQCEPGHTNPFTQRLRESQNSLNNARSAMATVMKISLVLFKSSGLQPKLGAVNADLNSSERLLTQLTALVDCKAVHHNFLAAARGLCEGGLLGLVLMLIASFIAAILLTIMVWVDSHTWIYIRKRNDYAQVDEPSYISHPAPQNHQQMMNAARTLPRNHNGHFSPPVISGSHTLQHPSKRQQHEMMAHAHIQQNMRAMGTHTLGRLPSHNHSPTHMTGPNNAAAVAAAANAAANMPPTTQAAQQQQQQQQQQQQQQQQQQQQQLGGPQPIYCHHPHQHPHPHPHPHQHPHSHSAAAVAAAVQHQHAIYHQQQQQAAQQQQQQYGTYTTAAHHGPHHLGPGQSQIYQQIPAHLAPQLAAAAANGNPHSIYQPLVAVSQGSIYVSNLATMRRQNSQGGPQIPAHQHPPSLHQQQQQQPPPPSQQQQQLHQLKSPQQHQPHMQQQHQQQQQQHHQQQQQHHQQQQQQQNESDVIPISTAMDGAIYDRDKQIYKCSTLRQGGKFDPKYKPSILNCPLPEIPKDAEQPKVESIYEQRQQAHHQNYSKTLQRPPMKLPPQMKAIPPPRIGTPTSPPPPVAQSLSEANGGVPSGLQNGGGGGGGGNANEDTSLPPPPLEAQPEATKGRMGPGGPGGPAANGKVLHNGGGGGGGGGVGGGGGAVDDDDDLPPPPPAITDESNYAVTEL, encoded by the exons ATGACCCGCTGCTGCGACCGGAAGCCCCGCCCGGCCCACTCGATCACCAGCCTGAAGGTGGCCCTCTCCATCGTGACGGTCATGTGCTGTGCGGCCATCGGACTCGGGCTATATGGCAACGATGATCTGCACAACGGACTGCTCGAGGTGCTGACGGCGGGCAGGAAGGTGGACAATCTGGTCACGACCATACGCAATCAGACGCACATCCTGGAGAACACGCTAACGAATCGCATTCGACCGCAGCTGGTGGAGCTGGCGGATATCTTCGATCAGCCCGTCTCGAATCAAACGGCCCTCTCCAAGCTCTTCGTTTCGCTCAATATTGTCCAGGGAAATGTTACGCTAGCCACGAATGCGGCCAGCGATATCCGACGACCCCTGATGGGCATCTCCATGACGCACTTTTTGAcg CGCGGCGATCAATGGGAACTGATCCGCTGGCCAGGCACGGTGGCCACCTTGGCCCTGCTCCTCGTCCTGTGCGCCGTCCTgctggtgggcgtggcccggCACTCGCGCTGCGCCCTAATCCTGTTCAGCGTCTGCGGCCTGCTGGCCGTCACCGGTTCGTGGCTGATGTCCGGCCTGTATCTCTCGTCCTCGGTGGCCGTCGGCGATCTGTGCATCTCGCCGGCGGACTTCCTCGTCTCGACGGCTCCGCGTGACCTGCCCACCAATGTCCTGCTGCACTACACCCAATGCGAGCCGGGGCACACGAATCCGTTTACCCAGCGCCTGAGGGAATCGCAGAATTCGCTGAACAATGCACGCAGTGCCATGGCCACGGTGATGAAGATATCCCTAGTGTTGTTTAAATCGTCGGGTTTGCAACCCAAGCTGGGTGCCGTGAATGCGGATCTGAATAGCAGCGAGCGGCTGTTGACCCAACTGACCGCACTGGTGGACTGCAAGGCGGTGCATCACAATTTCCTGGCCGCCGCCCGGGGATTGTGCGAGGGCGGACTGCTGGGATTGGTCCTCATGCTGATAGCCAGCTTCATTGCGGCCATTCTGCTGACGATTATGGTCTGGGTGGACTCGCACACGTGGATCTACATCAGGAAGCGCAATGACTACGCCCAGGTGGATGAACCGTCGTATATCTCGCATCCGGCACCGCAGAATCACCAGCAGATGATGAATGCCGCCCGGACGCTGCCGcgaaatcataatgg GCACTTCAGTCCGCCGGTGATCAGCGGCTCCCACACGCTCCAGCATCCCAGCAAGCGGCAGCAGCACGAGATGATGGCCCACGCCCACATCCAGCAGAACATGCGCGCCATGGGCACCCACACGCTGGGCCGGCTGCCGTCGCACAACCACAGCCCCACCCACATGACCG GTCCCAATAATG cagcagcagtcgcagcagcagccaatGCCGCCGCCAATATGCCGCCGACCACGCAGGccgcccagcagcaacaacagcagcagcagcagcagcaacagcagcaacagcagcagcagcaacagcaattggGAGGACCACAGCCCATCTATTGCCATCATCCGCACCAGCATccgcatccccatccccatccgcaCCAGCATCCGCACTCGCATTCGGCCGCCGCCGTTGCGGCTGCAGTGCAGCATCAGCACGCGATCtaccatcagcagcagcagcaggcggcgcagcagcagcagcagcaatatggCACCTACACGACGGCCGCCCATCATGGTCCGCATCATTTGGGGCCGGGACAGAGCCAGATATACCAGCAGATACCGGCCCATTTGGCGCCACaactggcggcggcggcggccaatGGGAATCCGCACTCCATCTACCAGCCGCTCGTTGCCGTCAGCCAGGGCTCCATCTATGTATCCAATTTGGCCACGATGCGTCGCCAGAATAGCCAGGGTGGTCCGCAGATACCGGCGCATCAGCATCCACCCAGTttgcatcagcagcagcagcagcagccaccgcCGCcttcgcagcagcaacagcagttgCATCAGCTAAAGTCaccgcagcaacatcagccacatatgcagcagcaacaccagcaacagcagcagcaacatcaccagcagcaacagcaacatcaccagcagcagcagcaacagcaaaacgAATCGGATGTCATACCCATTAGCACGGCCATGGATGGGGCCATTTATGATCGGGACAAGCAGATATACAAGTGCTCCACTCTGCGGCAGGGCGGCAAGTTCGATCCCAAGTACAAGCCATCGATACTCAATTGTCCGCTGCCGGAGATCCCCAAGGATGCGGAGCAGCCCAAGGTGGAGTCCATCTACGAGCAGCGCCAGCAGGCCCACCACCAGAACTACTCCAA GACTCTGCAGCGTCCGCCGATGAAATTGCCGCCGCAGATGAAGGCGATTCCGCCGCCGCGCATTGGAACGCCCACATCGCCGCCACCGCCGGTCGCCCAGTCGCTGAGCGAGGCCAATGGAGGAGTACCCTCGGGCCTCCAGAAtggcggaggcggaggaggaggaggaaacgCCAACGAGGACACctcgctgccgccgccgccgctggagGCGCAGCCGGAGGCGACAAAGGGTCGAATGGGGCCCGGAGGACCAGGAGGACCCGCAGCCAATGGCAAGGTCCTGCACaacggaggcggaggaggaggtggcggAGGTGTTGGGGGCGGCGGAGGAGCGGtggacgatgatgatgatctgccgccgccgccgccagcgATAACCGACGAAAGCAACTATGCGGTTACGGAGCTGTAA